The DNA region GTGAACCTAACGTAATATTTCACACCAAGAACACCAGCAATGTATCGCAGCTTATCGATAGCTTTCTTTCACTTGGCGATAATGCTTTAACCGTTAAGGCCCGATATTTACTCCGCGATACCATAAAGGTGGTGGGTACCTCTAAGTTGCAGCCTGCAACTTTAGCCATTTTTTACGATGATTTATCGAAACCCAAAACGGGTGGCACTGGGCACACCATGCGTGTATGTGAAAAAAATGGAATCCCCTATTTCGACCAACGGGTGTGGTTTAAGTGGGTGGAACAGTAAGCCCTTTATGGCTTGGGTTTTTCCATCTTCATCGAGATGGTTTTGTTGAAAATTCCTGCGCTGACAAGTTTGTCAAACTCTCGCGAATTCCTCGGTTTTAGGATAAACTTCGAGTTCTCTTTGTTTTCGTCTTTAATTTTCTCGTAAGGCACTATGTTGCCTATTTCCTTTTCAACCTCAGTAAGCTTGTTTGGGTCGAAATCGGAAAAGCTAATATAAAGTGAATCGTTGCTTAGCTTAAAAATGTAAGCAATCCATACCAATCGACCCTTAACGCTATCGGAAAAGTTAACAACAAACCCACTGGAGTATTCCCTAACATCAAGGTTCTTTCCTAAGGTTCCGGTTACAGTAAATTTATTTCCACTACCAAGCGATATGGTATTCCTGGTGATAGTTAGCGTGTCGTTATCGGAACTGATAAAAATTCCCGGAAATGCATTGTTTAGGTTACTGATACTTTTCCCGTCAACTGGCTGAGGCTTGTTAAATACAATGTTATTGCACGAGGTAAAAAAAAGTGCAAATAACAGTATGAATTGAGGAATTCTTTTCATTAAACTTTACTTTTTCCCTCTAAATAGGTATACAAAACCTTTAGCGCTTTCATATTGCCCGGAAAGGTCTTCGATAACGTAGTAGTAAACCCCTTCGGGCATATCGGTACCTTGGTTGTTCTTGCCATCCCAAACCAGAACACTCGATTCAGCCTTGTAAATTAACCCACCTGAACGGGAAAATATACGAAAATCGAACCATGCCGTGCCGCTGGTGGGTACAATGAAGTTATCGTTTACCCCGTCGGAGTTAGGGGTAAATACGTTAGGGATATTTTCAAGCGGAACCTTTCCGCTAGTAAAGTCGGGCAGGACTCTTATTGTTTGAGTAAACTCGGCTGTTTGTCCGCTGTTTGAATTACGCACATTAAGCTTTACCTGATGTAACCCTGCAGTGGTAAAGGTATAGTAAATGTTTGGCCACTGGTCGAGCGCTACATCGTCGAAAGCGTTTCCGGCCAAAGGGCTACCATCAACCGTCCAGGTGAAGCGGAGGTTTCCCAAGCTATCGGGGTGGTTGGGTATTCGGTAAGCATTAAGGAAAATGCGTTTGTACGAGGCAAGACGGCCTAAATTTCTATCGGGGAAAACAAAAAAGAAAGCAGGGCTAACAGGAATCTCGCGTGAGTGCGATAGGCTTTCGCCATTCAGGGTATAGTTCAGGGTAACGGTTACACTATCGTCCCAGCTTGTATAGGAGTATGTGTGTGTGGGCGCAACCTCGGTCGATGTGTTGGAGTCCCCAAAATCCCAACCTGTTGGTGTTACGCCTGTTCTGGGTATAAACTTTAGGGTTGATTGGCTTCCGATGTTGTTTGTTTCAACTAGTTGCCATGTGAAAACCGAATCGGCTTCAAAATTTTGTGAAAAACTTAGGCATGGTAAAAGCATTGCTATTGCAATGGTTGCTGCAGTTGAGGTAATATCTTTAATCATCGCCGGCATGGTTTATCATGTAAAATTAAGCAAAATCGATATTCTGTCTATATCTTTTCGGTTAATTTTTGAACAACCCTAAAATTATTAAAAAATTCCTTAGCAAAAACACGAATTACTGTATAGCTTGGTATGGCAAGCAACATTCCAAGTATTCCAGCAACACTACCAGCAACCAGAAGAACAATAAAAATTTCAAGGGGATGAGCTTTTACACTGTTTCCGTAAATTAATGGTTGAAAAACAACATTGTCGATAAGTTGGGTAATTAGGAATACCGAAACTACCAGGATTGTAAATGTAAGCATGTTGGCTGTAAACCCTAGGTGAAGCTGTGTAGCCAATACTATGAGCGTACCAAGCACTGTTCCTGTAAGTGGCCCTACATAAGGTACTACATTCATTATACCTGCAATTAATCCAACCACCACTGCTGTTTGAAATCGAACGCCAATAATGGTAAGCCCAATGGTGTCGAGCACCATTATTGCAGTGCTCTCAATTACTATACCCACAAAGTAGCGACGCAGGAGCTTGTTTATACTAACCAGCGCTCGAGTTATTTGCATTTCGTATTTTTCAGGGAATAGCAGAATTACGCTTTTAAAAAAAAGCGTGTCGTCCTTAAGGAAAAAGAAAGTTATGAAGCTTATGGAAAACAAGGCAATAATCAGGCTGATTAGCAGGTTAGCCGTGGATGAGAAGGCATTAGTTATCATTGAAACCGTAAAAATCCCCGATATTTTTGTTATCAAAAAATCCTGCAGCACAAATCCTTGGGCGCTTGCCGGCAAGTAGTTTTGAATGAATTGTTGAATGGAATTAATAGGTTCGGCAAACGATGCCACTAGGCTTTGTACATCAATTGACCCCAACTCGTTGAACTGTGCAATTACAAGTGGAATCATTACCCTGAAGAATGCTATGAAAAGTATCCAGATTGTAATGAGGGCAATGGTGGCTCCCAAAAAACGGGGTGGTGACCAGTTTCTGATTCTGATTGAAGAAATAAAATCGACAATGGGCTTACCCATTAGGCTAAGCACTGCCGATATGAGTATGTAGGCTACTATTGATGAAAAGTACCAAACCAAAAAAGCAACCAGTGCTACTACAAATCCAATAATGATATACCGCACAAGCTGGTTCATACTCCTAAAATTTATCAAACCTAATACAAAATGCTGAAAAATCAAAATTGGGGGGAGAAGGTTAAAGGTAAATAGTTAATGGGGGTTCGTTAGCAGTGAATCGTTAAACGAAAATGGGGGGTAATGGAAGTTAGAACCCGTTAAACAGGGCTATACTGGCCCTTGGCCTCGGCCTCCCGATTTCTGATTCCTGACTTCTTCATGAAAAATCTAAAAATCATTACTTTTGCAAATCATGAACCGATCAAATTACATACATCACTTTTTCCGATGTTGCCTTTAGTTTAGGGCAATTCAATAATTCTATGCAATTTTTGTCTTACTAAATCTTACTAGTTTGATATGAACCAAATAGCTATTTATAATACACTTACCCGCAAAAAAGAAGTTTTTGAGCCGCTTAACCCGCCTCATGTTGGTTTGTATGTTTGCGGACCTACCGTTTATGGCGATCCGCATCTGGGCCATGCCCGTCCGGCAATCACCTTCGATTTGCTTTTCCGTTACCTCAAGCATTTGGGGTATAAGGTTCGTTATGTAAGGAATATTACCGATGTAGGGCATTTGGAGAACGATGCCGATGAGGGTGAAGACAAGATAGCCAAGAAAGCTAGGCTTGAACAGCTTGAACCCATGGAGGTGGTTCAGTACTATACCGATAGGTACCACAGCGCCATGAAGTTGCTGAACGTATTGCCACCAAGTATTGAACCCAGGGCATCGGGGCATGTTATTGAACAGATTGAGCTGGTTAAAAAAATCATTGATAACGGTTTTGCATACGAGCGGAATGGTTCTATTTACTTTGATGTGATTAAATACAACAAAAAGCATAACTATGGCATTCTCTCCGGCCGTAATATTGACGATTTAATAGCCAATACCCGTCAGCTCGACGGGCAGGATGAGAAGCAGAATCCGTTCGATTTTGCGCTTTGGAAAAAAGCATCACCACAACATATTATGCGGTGGCCATCGCCGTGGAGCGAAGGCTTTCCCGGTTGGCATTTGGAGTGCTCGGCAATGAGTACCAAGTACCTTGGCGAACCTTTCGATATTCATGGGGGTGGCATGGATTTGCTTTTTCCGCACCATGAGTGCGAGATTGCCCAGAGCGTAGCGGCCAACGGCAAGCAAGCAGTGAGGTACTGGATGCACAACAACATGATTACCA from Tenuifilum sp. 4138str includes:
- a CDS encoding gliding motility-associated C-terminal domain-containing protein, with amino-acid sequence MIKDITSTAATIAIAMLLPCLSFSQNFEADSVFTWQLVETNNIGSQSTLKFIPRTGVTPTGWDFGDSNTSTEVAPTHTYSYTSWDDSVTVTLNYTLNGESLSHSREIPVSPAFFFVFPDRNLGRLASYKRIFLNAYRIPNHPDSLGNLRFTWTVDGSPLAGNAFDDVALDQWPNIYYTFTTAGLHQVKLNVRNSNSGQTAEFTQTIRVLPDFTSGKVPLENIPNVFTPNSDGVNDNFIVPTSGTAWFDFRIFSRSGGLIYKAESSVLVWDGKNNQGTDMPEGVYYYVIEDLSGQYESAKGFVYLFRGKK
- a CDS encoding AI-2E family transporter, whose protein sequence is MNQLVRYIIIGFVVALVAFLVWYFSSIVAYILISAVLSLMGKPIVDFISSIRIRNWSPPRFLGATIALITIWILFIAFFRVMIPLVIAQFNELGSIDVQSLVASFAEPINSIQQFIQNYLPASAQGFVLQDFLITKISGIFTVSMITNAFSSTANLLISLIIALFSISFITFFFLKDDTLFFKSVILLFPEKYEMQITRALVSINKLLRRYFVGIVIESTAIMVLDTIGLTIIGVRFQTAVVVGLIAGIMNVVPYVGPLTGTVLGTLIVLATQLHLGFTANMLTFTILVVSVFLITQLIDNVVFQPLIYGNSVKAHPLEIFIVLLVAGSVAGILGMLLAIPSYTVIRVFAKEFFNNFRVVQKLTEKI
- the cysS gene encoding cysteine--tRNA ligase, whose protein sequence is MNQIAIYNTLTRKKEVFEPLNPPHVGLYVCGPTVYGDPHLGHARPAITFDLLFRYLKHLGYKVRYVRNITDVGHLENDADEGEDKIAKKARLEQLEPMEVVQYYTDRYHSAMKLLNVLPPSIEPRASGHVIEQIELVKKIIDNGFAYERNGSIYFDVIKYNKKHNYGILSGRNIDDLIANTRQLDGQDEKQNPFDFALWKKASPQHIMRWPSPWSEGFPGWHLECSAMSTKYLGEPFDIHGGGMDLLFPHHECEIAQSVAANGKQAVRYWMHNNMITINGQKMGKSLGNFITLEELFTGTHRLLEQAYSPMTIRFFMLQAQYRSTLDFSNEALQAADKGLARLMAANRQLDRIKPSATSSVRVDLLKEKVYEALNDDLNSPVAIAVLFDWVRQINLLAEGKETISESDLHELKSFFRTVIFDILGLVDEHTSGSKHAELTAKLVEMLLSMRMEAKQRKDFATSDRIRDELAKLGVIVRDRKDGFDWELE